A genomic region of Polynucleobacter necessarius contains the following coding sequences:
- the waaC gene encoding lipopolysaccharide heptosyltransferase I — protein MSTPRPTPKILLVKLSSLGDVLHNLPIVWDLRARLPDAQIDWVVEEGYVHLLQPLLTKPGFKGIDRIIPFGLRRWKKHLFKASTWKQFFAFKHQLQAVRYDYVIETQGLLKSGLVCALANKSSDAVVAGLANATEYSGYEPIVRSFYNQCVQVPFQCHAVDRSRWVMCSALDWPLLERSDRPQFYPAAFTESLAKTATSDLQKPYVLCFHSTAREAKRWSNSDWIALGNALSGKGYQVVFPWGNAAEKLISQELAGQITGAVVPPAFSIEQAFAVIAGAALTVGVDTGLTHLAAVLGKPTVEIYCDSPQWKTHGYWSDRTRNLGDMRSPPSVAEVIEASLELLK, from the coding sequence ATGAGCACCCCTAGACCAACTCCAAAAATTTTATTGGTGAAGCTTTCCTCATTAGGGGATGTGCTGCATAACTTGCCAATCGTTTGGGATTTGCGAGCACGTTTACCTGATGCGCAAATTGATTGGGTTGTGGAAGAGGGCTATGTTCATTTATTACAACCCTTGCTCACTAAGCCAGGCTTTAAAGGTATTGACCGAATTATTCCGTTTGGTCTGCGTCGTTGGAAAAAGCATCTTTTTAAAGCAAGTACTTGGAAACAATTTTTTGCATTCAAACACCAGTTACAAGCTGTGCGATACGACTACGTTATTGAAACCCAAGGTTTATTGAAGTCTGGTTTGGTATGTGCGTTAGCAAATAAGTCTTCAGATGCTGTAGTTGCCGGCTTAGCCAATGCAACAGAATATTCGGGGTACGAACCCATTGTCAGATCGTTTTACAACCAATGCGTCCAAGTGCCATTCCAATGTCATGCGGTTGATCGTTCTCGTTGGGTCATGTGTTCTGCATTGGATTGGCCTTTATTGGAGCGCTCGGATCGACCACAGTTCTATCCGGCAGCATTTACGGAATCCTTGGCAAAAACTGCTACCTCAGATTTGCAAAAGCCTTATGTGCTTTGTTTTCATTCGACTGCTCGTGAGGCCAAGCGTTGGTCTAATAGCGATTGGATTGCACTAGGTAATGCGCTGTCCGGCAAGGGCTACCAGGTAGTATTTCCGTGGGGCAATGCTGCTGAGAAGTTGATTAGTCAAGAGCTTGCTGGCCAAATAACAGGTGCTGTAGTGCCGCCAGCATTTTCAATTGAGCAGGCATTTGCTGTTATTGCTGGTGCTGCGCTGACTGTTGGCGTTGATACTGGCTTAACTCATTTGGCTGCGGTGCTGGGTAAACCTACTGTAGAAATTTATTGCGATTCACCGCAATGGAAAACACATGGATATTGGTCAGATCGCACCCGCAATCTGGGAGATATGCGCTCACCGCCAAGTGTGGCAGAGGTTATAGAGGCTTCTTTGGAATTATTGAAGTAA
- a CDS encoding TolC family protein, whose translation MRFYLAQQDLILRVSQAYFDALTSQDNVALYQNKKSLIKQQLEVAQAKFDAGLATIVDVNTAQAALDLANSQEIAAQADLIVKRGALEQLVGRPVGAIKPLIKDAKIEGVLKDPRSKPKDSKGNPIADSVNPHLPPGQTLDDWINQAESANFNVLAGQLSVSLAESTYRGAQALNYPTVNLVGTSGYNTSNGTPNSYTPSNTNVYNNTVALQMTIPLVSGGFNSSVIRQNATLIDAAKANYDNYRRTAAQNTRAAFTGFYGGLASVKAYEAAERSSSSALESSKLGFEVGTLINIDVLIALDTLINTRSLLHQARYSTILNAIKLKAHAAALTDEELIAINSLLR comes from the coding sequence ATGCGCTTTTACTTAGCGCAACAAGATCTAATCCTACGTGTTTCTCAGGCGTATTTTGATGCGCTGACAAGTCAAGATAATGTGGCGCTTTATCAAAATAAAAAGTCTCTGATCAAACAACAGCTAGAGGTAGCGCAAGCAAAGTTTGATGCTGGCTTAGCCACCATTGTGGATGTGAATACTGCACAAGCAGCCCTCGATTTAGCGAATTCTCAAGAGATCGCAGCGCAGGCTGATTTAATTGTGAAACGCGGCGCTTTAGAGCAGCTAGTTGGCCGCCCAGTTGGTGCAATCAAGCCGCTTATTAAAGACGCCAAGATTGAAGGCGTTCTCAAAGACCCTCGCAGCAAACCAAAAGACAGTAAGGGCAACCCAATTGCCGATAGCGTCAATCCGCATCTGCCTCCTGGTCAAACATTAGATGACTGGATTAATCAGGCGGAGTCAGCCAACTTTAATGTTCTAGCGGGGCAACTCTCCGTTAGTCTTGCCGAGAGCACCTATCGTGGCGCGCAAGCATTAAATTACCCAACCGTGAATTTAGTGGGCACTTCGGGCTACAACACCTCAAATGGCACACCGAATAGTTATACGCCTTCTAATACGAACGTATATAACAATACCGTGGCATTACAAATGACTATTCCACTGGTCTCTGGTGGGTTTAATAGTTCGGTGATTCGTCAAAACGCCACTCTCATAGATGCGGCAAAAGCAAACTACGATAACTATCGCCGCACTGCCGCTCAAAATACTCGCGCAGCCTTTACTGGTTTTTATGGTGGCTTAGCAAGCGTGAAAGCCTATGAAGCAGCAGAGCGCTCTAGTTCTTCAGCGCTCGAATCTAGCAAGCTAGGATTTGAGGTTGGCACTTTAATTAATATCGATGTATTGATTGCATTAGATACGCTTATAAACACAAGATCTTTATTGCATCAAGCGAGGTATAGCACCATCCTGAATGCAATTAAGTTGAAAGCACATGCTGCCGCTTTAACGGATGAAGAATTAATCGCGATTAATTCTTTGCTGCGCTAA
- a CDS encoding undecaprenyl-diphosphate phosphatase, protein MDLILLGKAVILGVVEGLTEFLPISSTGHLILVGDLLNFNDEQGKAFEVIIQFGAILAVCWEFRAKLLKVVMSITSSALSRRFVLNLFIASFPAMSLGLLFSKHIKAVLFSPIPVASAFIVGALVIFWAERRQQSISVTKSYIQTVDDLTHLDAFKVGLAQCAALIPGTSRSGATIIGGMLFGIPRAVATEFSFFLAISVIGGATAYELLKLWKNPVAISGEYGFAILVGFVAAFISAFICVRWLIHYVAHHNFVPFAWYRIVFGALVLISAYSGLVAWSH, encoded by the coding sequence ATGGATCTAATTTTGCTTGGTAAGGCGGTTATTTTGGGGGTAGTGGAGGGCTTAACAGAGTTTTTGCCTATCTCCAGTACCGGCCACCTCATATTGGTGGGCGACCTACTCAACTTTAATGATGAACAGGGTAAGGCTTTTGAAGTCATTATTCAGTTTGGCGCTATTTTGGCGGTCTGCTGGGAGTTCCGCGCAAAGTTATTGAAGGTAGTAATGTCGATTACTTCCAGCGCGTTATCGCGCCGCTTTGTGCTCAATCTATTCATTGCATCCTTCCCGGCCATGAGCCTAGGTCTTTTGTTTAGCAAGCATATTAAGGCGGTTCTGTTCTCTCCTATCCCGGTAGCTAGCGCTTTCATTGTTGGCGCATTGGTTATTTTCTGGGCAGAGCGTCGTCAGCAATCTATATCCGTTACTAAGTCATATATTCAGACGGTAGATGACCTGACTCACCTCGATGCATTCAAAGTGGGGCTTGCTCAATGCGCCGCATTAATTCCTGGTACATCGCGTTCGGGTGCAACCATTATTGGCGGCATGCTGTTTGGTATACCGCGCGCAGTGGCAACGGAGTTTTCTTTCTTCCTGGCTATTTCAGTGATTGGTGGGGCAACAGCTTACGAGTTGCTCAAGCTTTGGAAAAATCCAGTGGCTATTTCAGGCGAGTATGGGTTTGCCATCTTGGTTGGATTTGTTGCTGCTTTCATTTCTGCTTTTATTTGCGTACGCTGGTTAATTCATTATGTGGCACATCATAATTTTGTGCCGTTTGCTTGGTACCGCATTGTCTTTGGTGCGCTGGTATTAATCAGCGCGTACAGCGGCTTAGTTGCCTGGTCTCACTAA
- a CDS encoding DUF2721 domain-containing protein, with amino-acid sequence MINAISGRLARSVDRMRTIQRAIQMGEVKDVAVLEHMRKEADEAKVRGRLCTAAIFFDVLSGVFISLTVLELFFFQAGAVRSLQTSYVIWTFVLDLISFMTSLSIVLAEVVYAYRSAGWNPPRHY; translated from the coding sequence TTGATTAATGCGATCTCAGGCCGCCTCGCTAGATCAGTGGATCGTATGCGCACTATTCAGAGAGCAATCCAGATGGGTGAGGTTAAGGATGTGGCAGTGCTCGAGCATATGCGCAAAGAGGCGGATGAAGCAAAGGTTAGAGGTCGTCTCTGCACAGCAGCTATCTTCTTTGACGTGCTCAGTGGTGTATTTATTTCCCTCACCGTATTAGAGCTATTCTTCTTTCAGGCAGGGGCGGTGCGCTCTTTGCAAACAAGCTATGTCATTTGGACCTTTGTTTTGGACCTGATATCCTTTATGACATCCCTATCTATTGTTTTGGCTGAGGTGGTTTATGCCTACAGATCTGCTGGCTGGAACCCTCCAAGACACTATTAA
- a CDS encoding UDP-glucuronic acid decarboxylase family protein, which produces MNKILITGGAGFLGSHLTEKLLKEGNDVLVVDNYFTGSKENLAHLLPNPRLELMRHDVTFPLYVETNQIYNLACPASPVHYQYDPVQTTKTSVHGAINMLGLAKRTRARILQASTSEVYGDPEVHPQPEAYWGKVNPIGIRSCYDEGKRCAETLFFDYNRQHNLDIKVVRIFNTYGPRMHPNDGRVVSNFIVQALQGEDITIYGDGQQTRSFCYVDDLIDAMVKMMNSEEGFTGPVNIGNPGEFTMLQLAETILKLSGSKSKIIHQPLPSDDPKQRQPNIELAKAKLGWQPKVHLEDGLKETIAYFKKVVA; this is translated from the coding sequence ATGAATAAAATCCTCATCACTGGTGGCGCTGGCTTTTTAGGTTCCCACCTTACCGAGAAACTACTCAAAGAAGGCAATGATGTCTTGGTAGTGGATAACTACTTCACGGGCTCCAAGGAGAACTTGGCCCATTTGTTGCCTAACCCCCGCTTAGAGCTCATGCGTCACGATGTGACCTTTCCACTCTATGTAGAAACCAATCAGATTTATAACTTAGCCTGTCCAGCATCTCCGGTGCACTATCAATATGATCCAGTGCAAACTACCAAGACCAGCGTGCATGGCGCTATTAATATGCTTGGCCTTGCTAAAAGAACAAGAGCTCGCATTTTGCAAGCTTCTACGAGCGAAGTTTATGGCGACCCAGAAGTGCATCCTCAGCCTGAAGCCTATTGGGGCAAAGTAAACCCAATCGGTATTCGTTCTTGCTATGACGAAGGTAAGCGTTGTGCAGAAACCCTCTTTTTTGACTACAACCGCCAACACAACCTTGATATCAAAGTCGTACGCATCTTTAATACCTACGGCCCACGTATGCATCCTAACGATGGGCGCGTAGTGAGTAACTTTATTGTGCAAGCCTTACAAGGCGAAGACATCACAATTTATGGTGATGGCCAACAAACTCGAAGTTTTTGCTATGTCGATGACTTGATTGATGCCATGGTCAAAATGATGAACTCTGAAGAAGGGTTTACAGGACCAGTCAATATCGGCAATCCTGGTGAGTTCACAATGCTTCAGTTGGCTGAAACGATTCTCAAGCTCTCTGGCAGCAAATCCAAGATCATTCATCAACCATTACCTTCTGATGATCCAAAGCAACGTCAACCGAATATCGAGTTAGCTAAGGCAAAGCTGGGTTGGCAGCCTAAGGTGCATTTAGAAGATGGCTTGAAAGAGACGATTGCCTACTTCAAGAAGGTAGTTGCTTAA
- the trmB gene encoding tRNA (guanosine(46)-N7)-methyltransferase TrmB codes for MLKLTVEHSKNLDKRFDRIRSFVLRAGRTTAGQQRAIDELGPEFLIPFQDQVLNLDAAFGGSKNPKILEIGFGMGETTAKIAALRTQDDFLAIEVHPPGVGALLKLIGENNLTNLRLMRHDAVEVLEKMLAPESLDGIHIYFADPWHKKRHHKRRLIQAEFVKLLVSRLKPGGYLHLATDWHNYAEQMLLVLNAEPVLVNTSTESVKVETFTGEDVALADKESNEFKPTHEQLDAMHPGYVERPVYRPLTKFENRGIKLGHGVWDLVYRKK; via the coding sequence TTGCTTAAGTTGACGGTAGAGCATTCAAAAAATTTAGATAAGCGATTTGATCGCATTCGATCATTTGTTTTAAGGGCAGGTAGAACGACCGCTGGGCAACAGCGCGCCATTGATGAGCTAGGCCCAGAGTTTTTAATTCCATTTCAAGATCAGGTGCTGAACTTAGACGCTGCCTTTGGCGGCTCTAAAAACCCCAAGATCCTAGAGATTGGTTTTGGGATGGGCGAGACTACCGCCAAGATCGCAGCCCTCAGAACTCAAGATGATTTTTTAGCAATCGAAGTGCATCCACCAGGAGTAGGCGCGCTCCTGAAATTAATTGGTGAAAATAATCTCACCAATCTGAGGTTGATGCGCCATGATGCTGTCGAAGTTCTCGAGAAAATGCTCGCCCCAGAATCGCTTGATGGCATTCATATTTATTTTGCCGATCCATGGCACAAGAAGCGCCATCACAAGCGTCGCTTGATTCAGGCGGAGTTTGTAAAGCTCTTGGTGTCACGTTTAAAGCCGGGTGGCTATTTGCATCTAGCAACAGATTGGCATAACTATGCCGAGCAAATGCTCTTAGTGTTGAATGCCGAGCCTGTTTTAGTGAACACCTCAACCGAGTCAGTAAAAGTAGAAACTTTTACCGGGGAGGATGTCGCATTAGCTGATAAAGAGTCGAATGAATTTAAGCCGACTCACGAGCAGTTGGATGCAATGCATCCGGGTTACGTTGAGAGACCAGTGTATCGGCCGTTAACCAAATTTGAGAACCGCGGCATCAAGCTGGGTCACGGCGTTTGGGACTTGGTTTACAGAAAAAAATAA
- a CDS encoding NAD-dependent succinate-semialdehyde dehydrogenase, translating to MQKIDIRTLLKDSSLFKEETYINGKWIKASSGDTFAVTNPATDELIAQVTNLSSGDSELAISAAEHALPAWRAKTGKERAQIMRKWFDLIIANTSDLATLMTIEQGKPLTEAAGEVAYGASFVEWFAEEAKRVSGAIPSTTWSDKRLMVLKQPIGVCVAITPWNFPIAVITRKIAPALAAGCTIVIKPAEPTPLSALELAERAGIPHGVINILTADANQSIAIGKTLCASPTVRHLSFTGSTEVGRILMEQCAPTVKKLALELGGHAPFIVFEDADIDAAVSGAMSSKFRNSGQTCVCANRFYVHKKVQDTFVEKFAKAIASIKVGNGMESGVTQGPLIETAALKKVEKHVADAISKGAKLVTGGKASIPGKNYYEPTILANVTNAMLITTEETFGPVAPVIPFESDEEVIKLANNSQFGLASYFYSRDIGRIWKVAEALEYGIVGVNTGLISNEVAPFGGIKQSGLGREGSVYGMDEYLEMKYVCVGL from the coding sequence ATGCAAAAAATCGATATTCGTACGCTTCTTAAAGACTCCAGCCTGTTTAAAGAAGAGACCTATATCAATGGCAAATGGATTAAAGCATCTAGTGGCGACACTTTTGCCGTCACCAATCCAGCGACCGATGAATTGATTGCACAAGTTACTAATCTCAGCAGCGGGGATTCCGAGTTAGCGATTAGCGCTGCTGAACATGCGCTTCCAGCGTGGCGCGCAAAGACCGGCAAAGAACGTGCGCAGATCATGCGCAAATGGTTTGATCTCATCATCGCCAATACAAGCGATCTTGCGACGCTGATGACCATCGAACAAGGTAAGCCGCTGACTGAAGCTGCTGGCGAAGTTGCTTATGGCGCTTCGTTTGTGGAATGGTTTGCCGAAGAAGCAAAACGAGTATCCGGTGCAATCCCCAGCACCACCTGGAGCGATAAACGCCTGATGGTCTTAAAGCAACCGATTGGCGTTTGTGTTGCAATCACCCCTTGGAACTTTCCGATTGCGGTGATTACTCGCAAAATTGCACCTGCACTAGCGGCTGGTTGCACGATTGTGATTAAACCTGCAGAGCCAACCCCTTTGTCCGCCTTAGAGCTGGCAGAACGTGCTGGCATTCCTCATGGTGTGATTAATATTCTGACTGCTGATGCAAATCAATCCATTGCAATTGGCAAAACCTTATGTGCCTCACCTACTGTTCGTCATCTCTCCTTTACGGGATCTACAGAGGTGGGTCGAATTCTGATGGAACAATGTGCACCCACCGTTAAAAAATTAGCGCTTGAGTTAGGTGGTCACGCACCCTTTATTGTTTTTGAAGATGCTGACATTGACGCAGCCGTTAGTGGCGCCATGAGTTCGAAATTTAGGAATTCTGGTCAGACGTGCGTGTGTGCCAATCGCTTCTACGTTCATAAAAAAGTGCAAGACACCTTCGTAGAAAAATTTGCCAAAGCGATTGCCTCCATTAAGGTAGGTAATGGCATGGAGTCTGGCGTGACACAAGGCCCGCTCATTGAGACTGCCGCGCTGAAGAAGGTAGAGAAGCACGTTGCAGATGCCATCAGTAAAGGCGCCAAATTAGTCACAGGTGGCAAAGCCTCTATACCAGGCAAGAACTATTACGAACCCACTATCTTGGCGAATGTAACAAATGCAATGCTCATCACTACAGAGGAAACCTTTGGTCCTGTAGCGCCAGTCATCCCCTTTGAGTCCGATGAGGAGGTGATCAAATTAGCCAATAACAGTCAATTCGGTTTGGCGTCTTACTTCTACAGCCGTGACATTGGTCGCATCTGGAAAGTAGCTGAGGCTCTCGAATATGGCATCGTCGGCGTCAACACTGGCCTTATCTCCAATGAAGTTGCGCCATTTGGCGGTATCAAGCAATCAGGGCTCGGACGCGAAGGCAGCGTCTACGGCATGGATGAATACTTGGAAATGAAATATGTTTGCGTCGGCTTATAA
- the nusB gene encoding transcription antitermination factor NusB: MPKPPLTPPNTQAAKDAQPAAPKRSLTPRRRAREYALQGVYQSLVMRRAGSLPNSAAIAKQLSEDPAFRRCQLELFQGIFDGVLNRTDELEAIITPALDRPINELSPVEHAALLIGTYELAADLSAPYKVAINEAVELAKTFGGTDGHKYVNGVLDLLAQKLRSAETKAN, translated from the coding sequence ATGCCTAAACCTCCTCTTACGCCTCCAAACACCCAAGCGGCAAAAGATGCGCAGCCAGCAGCACCAAAGCGCTCTCTGACGCCTCGTCGTCGCGCCCGGGAATACGCTCTACAAGGTGTTTATCAAAGTTTGGTAATGCGTCGTGCGGGCAGCTTGCCCAATAGCGCTGCAATCGCGAAGCAACTTTCTGAAGATCCAGCTTTCCGTCGCTGCCAGTTAGAACTCTTTCAAGGCATTTTCGACGGCGTTTTAAATCGCACTGATGAATTAGAAGCGATCATTACCCCAGCTTTAGATCGCCCTATCAATGAACTCTCCCCAGTAGAGCATGCAGCCCTTCTGATTGGCACTTATGAGCTAGCGGCGGATCTCTCGGCACCCTACAAAGTGGCTATCAACGAAGCGGTTGAACTAGCCAAAACTTTTGGCGGCACTGATGGTCATAAATACGTTAACGGTGTTTTAGACCTGTTGGCCCAAAAGTTACGTAGCGCTGAAACTAAAGCAAACTAA
- the ribH gene encoding 6,7-dimethyl-8-ribityllumazine synthase, producing MTNSNNDFVGVLEADLNGQDLRIAIVQARFNEGHCVALTTACIHELINLGVSQSDIKLVTVPGALEIPIALQKLAETGEFDGLVALGAVIRGETHHFELVSNESAAGITRISIESGLPIANGVLTCDTDEQAQVRVNVKGADCAKAVVEMANLALALTPDIDIEINPSEA from the coding sequence ATGACTAATTCAAATAATGACTTTGTTGGCGTACTAGAAGCAGATCTGAATGGCCAAGATTTACGTATTGCTATCGTGCAAGCTCGATTTAATGAAGGCCATTGCGTAGCTTTAACTACTGCCTGCATTCATGAACTCATCAATTTAGGTGTTTCACAATCAGACATCAAATTAGTTACCGTTCCTGGCGCACTGGAAATTCCTATTGCATTACAAAAACTTGCTGAGACTGGTGAGTTTGATGGTTTAGTAGCTTTAGGCGCAGTGATTCGTGGTGAGACGCATCACTTTGAGTTGGTGTCCAATGAGTCTGCTGCCGGCATCACGCGCATCTCGATTGAATCTGGTCTTCCAATTGCCAATGGCGTTTTAACTTGTGATACCGATGAGCAAGCCCAAGTTCGCGTCAATGTAAAAGGCGCTGACTGCGCTAAAGCGGTAGTTGAGATGGCCAATCTCGCATTAGCCCTCACACCAGATATCGATATTGAAATTAACCCTAGCGAAGCGTAA
- the ribBA gene encoding bifunctional 3,4-dihydroxy-2-butanone-4-phosphate synthase/GTP cyclohydrolase II, with the protein MPNTLASTEEIIADLRAGKMVILVDEEDRENEGDLVLAADHVTAEAVNFMAKHGRGLICLTLTRERCQQLNLPLMVRDNGTSMGTNFTVSIEAATGVTTGISAADRALTIKTAVAPNAKPSDLVQPGHIFPLMAQPGGVLIRSGHTEAGCDLAAMAGCSPTSVICEIMKDDGSMARLPDLLEFAKEHQLKIGSIADLIQYRSQHESIVVREGTREFITPWGKFDGIVYRDTPSSCMHIALVHGKPSEAQETLVRVHEPVTVLDFLDSQISTHSWPLAQALQKIAASSSGVAVLLNAAGIAAPNNEDWLAQFQKLNQSQGDAQMPLARKTDFRSYGIGAQILKDIGVGKMRLLANNPSPVPSLSGYKLEVTGYTPYQP; encoded by the coding sequence ATGCCAAATACCCTTGCCTCCACAGAAGAAATCATTGCCGACCTCCGTGCCGGCAAGATGGTCATTCTGGTTGATGAAGAAGATCGCGAAAATGAAGGCGATCTCGTATTGGCCGCTGACCATGTCACAGCAGAAGCAGTCAATTTCATGGCCAAACATGGTCGCGGACTCATTTGCCTAACCCTCACTCGTGAGCGTTGCCAACAACTCAATCTTCCTTTGATGGTGCGCGACAACGGCACTTCGATGGGTACCAATTTCACAGTCTCCATTGAAGCTGCTACCGGCGTTACAACCGGCATCTCAGCAGCAGATCGTGCTCTGACAATTAAAACGGCAGTTGCACCCAATGCCAAGCCAAGCGATTTAGTTCAGCCTGGTCATATCTTCCCTTTGATGGCGCAACCTGGTGGCGTATTAATTCGCTCAGGCCATACCGAAGCAGGTTGCGATCTTGCCGCCATGGCAGGTTGCTCACCCACATCCGTGATTTGCGAAATCATGAAAGATGATGGCAGCATGGCTCGTCTACCAGACTTGTTGGAATTTGCCAAAGAACATCAACTCAAGATTGGCAGTATTGCCGATCTCATTCAATATCGCAGCCAACACGAAAGCATTGTGGTGCGCGAAGGCACTCGCGAATTCATCACACCTTGGGGCAAGTTCGATGGTATTGTTTATCGCGACACTCCAAGCTCATGCATGCATATCGCCTTAGTTCATGGCAAACCTTCTGAAGCGCAAGAGACGCTCGTGCGCGTTCATGAGCCAGTGACAGTATTGGATTTCTTAGATTCTCAAATCAGCACACACTCTTGGCCGCTAGCCCAAGCCCTGCAAAAGATTGCTGCCTCATCTTCTGGTGTTGCCGTCTTACTCAATGCAGCTGGTATTGCCGCACCCAATAATGAAGATTGGCTTGCTCAATTTCAAAAGCTCAACCAATCTCAAGGTGATGCACAAATGCCTTTGGCTCGCAAGACAGACTTCAGAAGCTATGGCATTGGCGCTCAGATTCTGAAGGACATCGGCGTCGGCAAAATGCGTTTACTTGCTAATAACCCTAGCCCCGTTCCAAGTCTTTCAGGCTATAAGCTTGAAGTGACTGGCTATACCCCTTATCAACCTTAA